The Sinomicrobium kalidii genome contains a region encoding:
- a CDS encoding ABC transporter ATP-binding protein: MITTKNLCFSYDREQEFRFPDIEIPKKGHLLILGDSGVGKTTFLHLLAGLLTPDSGAITVEETDITQLSQKKLDKFRGRHIGIVFQKARLIHSLTVEENLLLIQHLSGGEQNKSRIRDILERLNIGEKAGARGSNLSEGQKQRVSIAAALVNNPDVILADEPTSSLDDKNCTAVTGLLKEQAEYTNSSLVVITHDQRIASQFSNSIRL; encoded by the coding sequence ATGATAACGACAAAAAACCTGTGTTTCAGTTACGACAGGGAACAGGAATTCCGGTTTCCCGATATAGAAATACCAAAGAAGGGGCACTTGCTCATACTGGGAGATTCCGGGGTGGGGAAGACCACATTTCTTCATCTGCTCGCGGGCTTGCTGACGCCGGACAGCGGGGCGATAACTGTAGAGGAAACAGACATAACACAGCTCAGCCAGAAAAAACTGGACAAATTCCGGGGCAGGCATATCGGTATTGTGTTCCAGAAAGCGAGGCTCATACATTCCCTTACGGTGGAAGAAAACCTTCTGCTTATCCAGCACCTTTCCGGAGGGGAGCAGAACAAGTCCCGTATACGCGATATACTGGAAAGGCTGAACATCGGGGAGAAAGCCGGGGCCCGGGGGAGTAACCTCAGTGAAGGACAAAAACAGAGAGTGTCCATAGCGGCCGCCCTCGTAAACAACCCCGATGTTATTCTGGCCGATGAACCTACATCCAGTTTGGATGACAAGAACTGTACGGCCGTAACGGGATTGCTGAAAGAACAGGCCGAATATACCAATTCCAGCCTGGTCGTTATCACTCACGATCAAAGAATAGCTTCTCAATTTTCCAATAGCATCCGATTATGA
- the msrA gene encoding peptide-methionine (S)-S-oxide reductase MsrA: MINEKTVEAVFAGGCFWCTEAVFKRLKGVVRTEPGYTGGQIKNPAYREVCSGRTGHAEAIRITYDPEKVGFGDLLEVFFATHDPTTLNRQGNDAGTQYRSAVFYRDEAQKQQALDFIRSLEEQKAFNDPIVTEVTEAGPFYPAEEEHMDYYDRNESQPYCQVIISPKLQKLHHLYKDKLREA; this comes from the coding sequence ATGATAAACGAAAAAACAGTGGAAGCAGTATTTGCCGGAGGGTGTTTTTGGTGTACGGAGGCAGTGTTCAAACGGCTAAAAGGTGTTGTGCGAACGGAGCCCGGTTATACGGGCGGGCAGATAAAAAATCCGGCCTATCGCGAGGTCTGTTCGGGAAGGACAGGCCATGCCGAGGCCATCAGGATTACCTATGACCCGGAAAAGGTGGGGTTCGGGGATCTGTTGGAAGTGTTTTTTGCCACACATGATCCCACCACACTGAACCGGCAGGGAAATGATGCGGGCACGCAATACCGCTCCGCCGTGTTTTACAGGGATGAAGCACAAAAACAACAGGCGCTGGATTTCATAAGATCGCTGGAAGAACAAAAGGCCTTTAATGATCCGATAGTTACCGAAGTGACGGAAGCAGGGCCTTTTTACCCGGCCGAAGAAGAGCATATGGACTATTATGACCGCAATGAAAGCCAGCCTTATTGCCAGGTGATCATCTCCCCCAAACTGCAAAAACTGCATCATTTGTATAAAGATAAACTCCGGGAAGCCTAA
- a CDS encoding ABC transporter ATP-binding protein: protein MIKAENIHKSYGDLEVLKGVNLHISKGEIVSIVGASGAGKTTLLQILGTLERMTKNGTGRLFINDVNVEMLNPKKMAQFRNRHIGFIFQFHQLLPEFTALENVCIPAYIAGTSRKEAEEKAKQLLDFLGLSHRYDHKPKELSGGEQQRVAVARALINNPDIIFADEPSGNLDSESAENLHELFFKLRDEFQQTFVIVTHNDELADMADRKLVMVDGNIV, encoded by the coding sequence ATGATCAAAGCAGAGAACATTCATAAAAGTTACGGGGACCTGGAAGTGCTGAAAGGGGTCAATCTCCATATCAGCAAAGGGGAAATTGTTTCCATAGTCGGGGCTTCGGGTGCGGGAAAAACCACTTTACTTCAAATACTGGGCACCCTGGAGCGTATGACCAAAAACGGTACCGGGCGGCTCTTTATTAACGATGTGAACGTAGAAATGCTCAACCCCAAAAAAATGGCACAGTTTCGAAACAGGCATATCGGGTTTATTTTTCAGTTCCATCAGTTGTTACCGGAATTTACCGCGCTCGAAAATGTATGTATTCCCGCCTATATTGCAGGAACTTCCAGGAAGGAAGCCGAAGAAAAAGCAAAGCAATTACTGGATTTCCTGGGACTTTCGCACCGTTACGACCACAAACCCAAGGAACTTTCCGGCGGCGAACAGCAAAGGGTTGCCGTGGCCAGGGCACTTATTAATAACCCGGATATTATTTTTGCAGACGAACCCAGCGGAAACCTGGACTCGGAATCGGCCGAAAACCTGCATGAATTATTCTTCAAATTACGCGATGAGTTTCAACAGACCTTCGTAATCGTCACTCACAACGATGAACTGGCCGACATGGCCGACCGTAAACTGGTTATGGTGGACGGAAATATCGTTTGA
- a CDS encoding oligosaccharide flippase family protein: protein MGIIVRQTLKNTISTYLGFGLGAVNTLFLYTNFLTEEYYGLVGYLLSTANILMPLFAFGVHNTLVKYFSSYKESGEQRKFVFMMFILPLFIIVPAGLLGTLGYEYIAAFLAQKNPVVKDYAWAVYGVAFAMAYFEVFFAWSKVHMRSTFGNFMKEVFLRAVVMVLLFAVYFGWIGTERFIVYLMGAYVLRTLVMMIYAYNVQKPRFICTFPVNAGRVWKYSSLIVIAGSVAVVLLDIDKFMIGQYKIIDNVAFYSVAVYIAMVIVVPSRAMHQITYPLTAKLMNDNQGEELRKLYKRSSLTLYVIGGLLFLWITLNIGELYRVIPGNYSDGITVVFLIAVAKLSENLMGNNNSILFNSEYYRTILFFGIFLAVLTVVLNMVFIPLWGIYGAAFATLMAVLVYNGSKIGFVYAKLKMHPFTGNTLKTTLAILFVLLVFGFASHSRFAHVWDFGFYPLVNIVLKSVLIGLVYLFLVYKFKLSEDIVEALKRILKKARR, encoded by the coding sequence ATGGGAATCATAGTCCGGCAGACTTTAAAAAATACGATAAGCACTTACCTGGGGTTCGGCCTGGGAGCGGTAAATACGCTTTTTCTGTATACCAACTTTCTTACCGAGGAGTATTACGGCCTGGTGGGCTACCTGCTTTCCACGGCCAATATCCTCATGCCCCTTTTTGCTTTCGGGGTGCACAATACGCTGGTGAAGTATTTTTCTTCTTATAAGGAAAGCGGGGAGCAGCGAAAATTCGTTTTTATGATGTTTATCCTGCCCCTGTTCATTATCGTTCCGGCCGGATTACTCGGTACATTGGGGTATGAATATATCGCTGCGTTTTTAGCGCAAAAGAACCCTGTTGTAAAGGATTATGCCTGGGCCGTTTACGGCGTAGCTTTTGCAATGGCTTATTTTGAAGTGTTTTTTGCGTGGAGCAAGGTGCACATGCGCTCCACTTTCGGAAATTTTATGAAAGAGGTATTTCTGCGTGCCGTGGTCATGGTTCTGCTTTTTGCAGTGTATTTCGGATGGATCGGTACGGAGCGTTTTATCGTTTACCTTATGGGAGCGTATGTATTGCGCACCCTGGTAATGATGATCTATGCCTACAATGTACAAAAACCCCGTTTTATCTGTACTTTTCCCGTCAACGCAGGCCGGGTCTGGAAATACTCATCACTGATCGTTATTGCGGGGTCTGTTGCAGTAGTGTTACTGGACATCGACAAGTTTATGATCGGGCAGTACAAGATCATCGATAATGTGGCCTTTTACAGTGTGGCGGTGTATATTGCAATGGTCATTGTGGTACCTTCGCGGGCCATGCACCAGATTACCTATCCGCTAACCGCAAAGTTGATGAACGATAACCAGGGGGAGGAACTCCGGAAACTGTATAAACGCAGTTCCCTGACCCTCTATGTTATTGGCGGACTGTTGTTCCTGTGGATTACACTGAACATCGGAGAGCTCTACCGGGTGATTCCGGGAAATTACAGCGACGGGATAACGGTAGTGTTCCTTATTGCCGTGGCCAAGCTATCGGAAAACCTTATGGGGAACAATAATTCGATCTTGTTCAATTCGGAATATTACCGCACCATTCTCTTTTTCGGCATTTTTCTGGCGGTCCTTACCGTGGTGCTGAATATGGTGTTCATTCCGCTGTGGGGCATTTACGGGGCGGCTTTTGCCACACTTATGGCGGTGTTGGTATATAACGGCTCTAAAATAGGCTTTGTGTATGCAAAACTGAAAATGCATCCGTTTACGGGCAATACTCTGAAGACCACCCTCGCCATTCTCTTTGTGTTGCTGGTGTTTGGTTTTGCTTCGCACAGTCGCTTTGCTCATGTCTGGGATTTCGGTTTTTATCCGTTAGTGAATATCGTCCTGAAATCTGTTCTTATCGGCTTGGTTTACCTCTTCCTGGTGTATAAATTCAAACTGTCTGAAGATATTGTGGAAGCGCTGAAAAGGATATTAAAAAAAGCCCGCAGGTAA
- the folE gene encoding GTP cyclohydrolase I FolE, translating into MGYKRFEEYNIKVTDELKNGYHTIISELGENPIREGLKKTPERAAKAMQFLTQGYHQDPAKILKSAMFREGYSDMVVVKDIELYSLCEHHMLPFFGKAHVAYIPDGQIVGLSKIPRVVDVFARRLQVQERLTHDILECINETVRPQGVAVVIEASHMCMMMRGIQKQNSVTTTSGFRGVFETVETRTEFLRLIGSDLS; encoded by the coding sequence ATGGGATATAAAAGATTCGAAGAATACAATATCAAGGTTACCGATGAGTTAAAGAACGGCTATCATACCATCATATCCGAACTGGGGGAGAACCCGATAAGGGAAGGCCTTAAAAAAACCCCGGAAAGGGCGGCCAAGGCCATGCAGTTCCTTACCCAGGGTTATCACCAGGACCCGGCGAAGATCCTGAAAAGTGCCATGTTCCGGGAAGGTTATAGCGATATGGTAGTGGTCAAGGATATCGAATTGTATTCCCTGTGTGAACACCATATGCTGCCCTTTTTCGGTAAGGCACATGTGGCCTATATCCCGGACGGGCAGATCGTGGGACTGAGTAAAATCCCGAGGGTAGTGGATGTCTTTGCCCGGCGTTTACAGGTGCAGGAACGCCTTACGCACGACATACTGGAATGTATAAACGAAACCGTGAGGCCCCAGGGAGTAGCGGTGGTTATTGAAGCGTCACACATGTGCATGATGATGCGGGGCATCCAGAAACAAAATTCGGTGACCACCACATCGGGTTTCAGGGGTGTTTTTGAAACTGTCGAAACGCGGACGGAATTCCTTCGCCTCATCGGTTCCGACCTGTCTTAG
- a CDS encoding DUF6146 family protein produces the protein MKVLLKYILAILIVVAALFACATGKVAHTPEESEIFNTQSSDSVAISNDSLEYEIIIIEPGFNIWLNSVAKPEGYYSQHFLENRNRIYVINWNQRVQQPFRYSPDLYTMQIDYDPFIDYGYEVNYKLYNYFIYFQRKYNQRLAGFVPRI, from the coding sequence ATGAAGGTGCTACTGAAATACATACTCGCCATCCTGATCGTTGTGGCAGCTCTCTTCGCCTGCGCCACCGGAAAGGTAGCCCATACTCCGGAGGAATCGGAAATTTTCAATACGCAAAGCAGTGATTCCGTTGCGATTTCCAATGACAGCCTGGAATACGAGATCATTATCATAGAGCCCGGCTTCAATATCTGGCTCAACAGTGTGGCAAAGCCCGAAGGCTATTATTCACAGCATTTCCTCGAAAATCGCAACAGGATTTATGTGATCAACTGGAATCAGCGTGTACAGCAACCCTTTCGCTACAGTCCGGACCTTTATACCATGCAGATCGATTACGATCCCTTCATCGACTACGGCTATGAAGTAAACTATAAACTTTACAATTATTTCATTTATTTTCAACGGAAATACAATCAGCGGCTGGCAGGTTTTGTTCCGCGGATCTGA
- a CDS encoding DUF4269 domain-containing protein gives MIDFEDITYLKAGSEVQQNAYRTLTGHGILTALKKYTPVLAGTIPIDIAVEDSDLDIICCWEDKPAFIRSLQWHFGTFSGFVTRNRVISGTDTVLAGFRADGFEVEIFGQNVPVWEQSACLHMIAEHALLCEKGEAFRQEVLKLKRKGCKTEPAFGMLLEIKGNPYTELQTYGRNELIRYNRHTNKSIENGI, from the coding sequence ATGATCGATTTTGAAGATATTACTTACCTTAAAGCGGGTAGCGAAGTACAGCAAAATGCATATCGTACACTTACCGGGCATGGGATACTGACGGCTCTGAAAAAATATACGCCTGTGCTCGCAGGGACCATACCGATTGATATAGCCGTAGAAGACAGTGACCTGGACATTATTTGTTGCTGGGAGGACAAGCCGGCTTTTATCCGGAGTCTGCAGTGGCATTTCGGGACTTTTTCGGGGTTCGTGACAAGGAACAGGGTAATATCGGGTACCGATACGGTACTGGCCGGTTTCAGGGCAGATGGTTTTGAAGTGGAGATTTTTGGCCAGAACGTGCCGGTATGGGAACAGTCCGCCTGCCTGCATATGATCGCCGAACACGCATTGCTGTGCGAAAAGGGAGAAGCTTTCCGGCAGGAGGTGCTGAAACTCAAAAGAAAGGGGTGTAAAACCGAGCCCGCTTTCGGCATGCTCCTGGAAATTAAAGGGAACCCTTATACGGAATTACAAACTTATGGGCGGAACGAATTGATAAGATATAACAGACACACCAATAAAAGCATAGAAAATGGGATATAA
- a CDS encoding Fur family transcriptional regulator, with protein MNAAAVNMDKDIDGILKSHRLKRTSARIEILMLLLESGYAISYNDISERLGDKFDKSTVYRTLNSFEEKSIIHAVNDGSGGIKYAVTKIEGAAAHVHFKCDTCEQTYCLSNTKIPPVNTPAGFVVKASSLLINGTCKYCS; from the coding sequence ATGAATGCAGCGGCAGTGAACATGGACAAAGACATAGACGGCATACTGAAGTCGCACCGTTTAAAACGTACTTCGGCAAGGATAGAAATACTGATGCTCTTACTGGAAAGCGGTTATGCGATCTCCTATAATGATATCAGCGAACGTTTGGGGGACAAGTTTGATAAATCTACCGTATACCGCACCCTGAACAGTTTTGAGGAAAAGAGCATTATTCACGCGGTGAACGACGGCAGCGGGGGCATCAAATATGCCGTTACAAAAATAGAAGGTGCAGCGGCCCACGTACACTTTAAATGTGACACCTGCGAACAGACCTATTGCCTTTCAAACACAAAAATCCCGCCGGTTAATACGCCCGCAGGTTTTGTGGTGAAAGCGTCGTCATTGCTTATTAACGGCACCTGTAAATATTGTTCTTAG
- a CDS encoding MerC domain-containing protein gives MRYNKTNYRYLYDYLGFSTSLLCAIHCAIVPVLITFSALGSLSFLANPAIEWTFIVTGLFLALLSLWPSYRKYHHKKFPLLLATSGFVLIALSRIEVHELWEAVLTPPGALGIAIAHYFNWKYLKRYRHQH, from the coding sequence ATGAGATACAACAAAACCAATTACCGGTACCTGTACGACTACCTTGGATTTTCCACATCACTCTTGTGTGCCATACACTGTGCCATAGTTCCGGTACTGATTACTTTTTCGGCCCTCGGAAGCCTCTCCTTCCTGGCCAATCCCGCTATCGAATGGACTTTTATTGTTACGGGCCTCTTCCTGGCGCTTTTATCCCTGTGGCCTTCCTACAGGAAATATCACCATAAAAAGTTTCCCCTTCTCCTGGCCACATCCGGCTTTGTCCTTATTGCCCTGAGCCGTATTGAAGTGCATGAACTCTGGGAAGCGGTTCTCACTCCCCCGGGTGCATTGGGAATAGCCATTGCCCATTATTTTAACTGGAAGTACCTGAAACGGTATCGACATCAACACTAA
- a CDS encoding OmpA family protein has protein sequence MKKLILLGAGVAIFFSSCVSQKKYAELEAKQKETQDLLNSATVKLNSCLESKSRLEADNQSLRSEKNALIDNMGNLTTLSKKGAENLEKSLESLREKDLRIQRLQDAMNKKDSVTLALVTSLKGVLGNINDEDIEISVEKGVVFVSISDKLLFRSGSYTVTERAKEVLGKVAKVVNNKPDFEFMVEGHTDNVPIKRPGIEDNWDLSVHRATAVVRILQNDFNVAPARMTAAGRSYYIPVDSNETASGRARNRRTRIVVLPKLDQFYGMIEDTMKDMSKGK, from the coding sequence ATGAAAAAATTAATTTTGTTAGGGGCAGGAGTTGCCATTTTCTTCTCTTCTTGTGTATCGCAAAAGAAATATGCAGAACTGGAAGCGAAGCAAAAAGAAACCCAGGATCTGTTGAATTCAGCTACGGTGAAGCTCAATTCCTGCCTGGAAAGCAAATCCAGACTGGAAGCAGATAACCAAAGTCTGAGATCAGAGAAGAACGCACTTATAGACAATATGGGCAACCTCACGACCCTGTCTAAAAAAGGAGCTGAAAACCTGGAAAAATCCCTGGAAAGTCTAAGGGAAAAAGATCTTCGCATCCAGCGTTTGCAGGATGCCATGAACAAGAAAGACTCTGTAACCCTCGCATTGGTGACCAGCCTCAAAGGCGTATTGGGTAACATCAATGACGAAGATATTGAGATCAGCGTGGAAAAAGGTGTGGTATTCGTTTCCATTTCCGATAAACTCTTGTTCCGAAGCGGAAGCTATACCGTAACCGAAAGGGCAAAAGAAGTCCTCGGAAAAGTGGCCAAAGTGGTAAACAACAAGCCCGACTTTGAGTTTATGGTGGAAGGACACACCGATAACGTACCGATTAAAAGACCGGGAATCGAAGACAACTGGGATCTGAGTGTACACAGGGCAACAGCCGTGGTGAGGATACTCCAGAACGACTTTAACGTGGCTCCCGCAAGGATGACCGCCGCAGGTAGAAGTTATTACATCCCCGTAGATTCCAACGAAACTGCTTCCGGACGTGCCAGAAACCGAAGGACAAGGATCGTTGTACTGCCCAAGTTAGACCAGTTCTACGGTATGATCGAAGATACTATGAAAGATATGTCCAAGGGTAAATAA
- a CDS encoding DUF6787 family protein: MNKLKKRWGIRSNVQLFIILLVFAITGSSAAKLAGPLLGFFEMHEENMHTFLYWTLRILLIFPIYQVLLVTFGWLFGQFEFFWNFEKKMLKRMGLGFIFTKS, from the coding sequence ATGAATAAATTAAAAAAGCGTTGGGGAATCCGTTCCAATGTACAGCTTTTCATCATACTTCTCGTTTTTGCCATTACCGGATCGTCGGCAGCCAAACTCGCAGGGCCGCTCCTGGGCTTCTTTGAAATGCATGAAGAAAATATGCATACCTTCCTTTACTGGACCCTGAGAATATTACTCATATTTCCCATATACCAGGTATTACTGGTCACCTTCGGATGGCTATTCGGACAGTTTGAATTTTTCTGGAACTTTGAAAAAAAGATGCTGAAGCGAATGGGACTGGGCTTTATCTTCACCAAATCCTAA
- a CDS encoding ABC transporter permease, which yields MNIYKLGIKNALANPLSTLLSVLLLVLSIGLISLMLQVTKQLDGKLERNIRGIDMVIGAKGSPLQLVLSSVLHIDVPTGNIKLGEAEKIARNPLVKQGIPVSYGDNYEGYRILGTEKSFLELYNAELQEGRSWEKPFEVVVGAVVAEKLGLTPGSTFSGSHGLMENSAEAHDHHPFTVVGILKPGNTVADQLIMCDLESVWLVHGHGGEEEYAEAAKHDHEETDGHEHDEHDHEYDLPEEDREITSLLVQFKNPMAMVRLPRMINENTNMQAALPNYEIERLFKLLNAGSRAITLIAIVIMLVSGISIFVNLYKAVRERKYEMALLRTYGASRLQLLLSVVAEGLLIGVTGFVIGIVFSRLGMLILSGYIEDSYRYTIGNAMVMKAEVFLFIFTILLTIFATILAAVPVFYLNVSKILTEDD from the coding sequence ATGAACATATATAAACTGGGAATCAAGAACGCGCTTGCCAATCCGTTGAGCACCTTGTTGAGTGTACTGCTGCTCGTGCTCAGTATCGGTCTTATTTCACTGATGTTACAGGTTACCAAACAGCTCGATGGTAAGCTCGAAAGGAACATCAGGGGCATAGACATGGTTATTGGGGCCAAGGGTAGCCCGCTGCAACTGGTGTTGTCTTCCGTATTGCATATCGATGTGCCCACGGGGAACATAAAACTCGGGGAAGCTGAAAAAATAGCCCGGAACCCTTTGGTGAAACAGGGAATTCCCGTTTCTTACGGCGATAATTACGAAGGCTACAGGATTCTGGGGACGGAAAAGAGTTTCCTGGAACTTTACAACGCGGAGCTGCAGGAGGGAAGGAGCTGGGAAAAACCTTTCGAAGTAGTGGTCGGGGCCGTGGTGGCCGAAAAACTGGGGTTAACTCCCGGCAGTACGTTTTCCGGTTCACACGGTTTGATGGAAAACAGTGCGGAAGCCCATGATCACCATCCTTTTACCGTTGTGGGGATACTCAAACCCGGAAATACGGTAGCAGACCAGTTGATTATGTGCGACCTGGAAAGTGTATGGCTGGTTCACGGGCATGGCGGGGAGGAAGAATATGCGGAGGCGGCAAAGCACGATCACGAAGAAACAGACGGCCATGAACACGATGAACACGATCATGAATATGATTTACCGGAAGAGGACAGGGAGATCACCTCGTTACTGGTACAGTTCAAAAACCCGATGGCTATGGTACGCCTTCCCCGGATGATCAATGAAAATACCAACATGCAGGCCGCCCTGCCCAATTATGAGATAGAGCGGTTGTTTAAACTCCTGAATGCGGGAAGCAGGGCCATAACCCTCATTGCCATTGTAATAATGCTGGTTTCGGGGATCAGTATTTTTGTAAACCTGTACAAGGCCGTTCGCGAACGCAAATATGAAATGGCATTGCTGCGCACCTACGGGGCCTCCAGGCTACAGTTGCTTTTGTCTGTTGTGGCGGAAGGGCTGCTCATCGGGGTAACGGGCTTTGTTATCGGAATAGTGTTCAGCAGGTTGGGAATGCTGATTTTGTCCGGGTATATAGAAGACAGCTACCGGTATACCATAGGAAATGCGATGGTGATGAAAGCGGAGGTTTTTTTGTTTATTTTTACCATACTATTGACGATATTTGCAACGATACTGGCAGCAGTTCCGGTGTTTTATCTCAATGTATCTAAAATTTTGACGGAAGATGACTAA